The genomic segment TGGGGTGGTGGGGTGGAGTGTGGACTTTATGACAACCATGTAAAAACCGTTCAATGTGCAAGTTGAGCCGGTTGAATTCTTGATGCTTGTATTGACATCACTTTGTGCATCTTTCTCCTTGAAATTTGATGTCTTACTACTCACTATGTTGGTTTAGGTACCTTTTACTGAGAACCATTCCGGTTTTGGTAATATCACTGGTTGTCCTGGCTGGTTATCGGAAACGTGATTGATCTTGGAACTGTGGCTCATGCTGTGATCTCAACAATTTGTGTTGTTTTCTACTTTTGCACCTTTGTTATGGGGTATGGACCGATCCCTAACATTCTCTGCTCGGAAATCTTCCCCACAATGGTTCGCGGCATATGCATTGCTATTTGCGCCCTGGTTTTCTGGATATGTGATGTCATCGTTACCTACTCACTCCCTGGAATGCTTAGCTCGATCGTTTTAGCTGGCGTTTTTGGCATTTATGCTGTTGTTTGCGTGATCTCGTTTATTTTCATATTCTTGAAGGTTCCAGAAACTAAGGGTATGCCGTTGGAAGTGATCACAGAGTTTTTTTGCGGTTGGAGCCAAACATGCTGCGAAACTAGAGCGATGAGGGAATCTTGAGGTCAATTTAAGTTTATCTTCTCTTGTGCTAGAGTTAGCTTTGTTGCAATGTTGTTTCCTAAGGAATTTCTGTTTATTAGACATGCTTGTCTCTCTTTTTGTCTTTTATAAATTTCTTAGCTGTATACAAAATCTTGAGCTTTCATTAGTTCAATCCATTTGTAGAACGACAAGTGAATTAATTTTGCTTTAAAAAACttatgaaataaaaattagttattTTCATTTGAAAATTCACTTTCACCCCGTCTGACCATGATCGGGACCTTAAATGTTTAATGGGTGGATGGATAGAAAAGAGTCCCCAACTAGAATTACTATACCAAAATTGGATGCAACAAAGATAGCATTTTATTGTGAAAGGATTCAAATTACTATGTAAATATTGTGTGACAAACCACAAACATATCGAGTTCGAAAAAACCAGCAGCTGTTGCGTTGAAACAAAGGCCAACAAGTCCCAGATTCGCGTGCACATCCATGAACCGAAAAAACAAGGAAATTGTATTTACAAAACCCAAGTTTGTCATAACTTCGGAACTCCACGAAGTCGCTTCAGAATTAGCCAAAAAGGCTCCATGCAATGGAATTAACTAGCAAATTTCCTCTGCCACATTCATATCTTGTTGCTAGAAACAGTGACTGACTGAAACAGGGTTAAATGTCTTCGGATGGTGGTTTGTTCCCGGAACTCTGAACCCGATCAAATGCAGACTGATTAGAGTCCAGTTTAGAATTTGCAGTATTGTGCACCATCTGATTTTCTGACTTCAAACTTGGCTTACATAGCCTCTCAAAGCCTCTGGCTGCAGCAGGGTCTATCACCAGTTTGTTGAGTTTTTGCTCCTGCAGCTCAAACAAAATTATTTGCTCATCCTCAAAACAAAGAAATTATATATCATTTGCTTTTTACATGAAATTGTTCAGGGGTTTTTATCAGATTACAAAAGTGATAGCTTACATTTTGCAGCACTTCAAGCTTTCTCTGCAATGCCTCGTGTTCAGCCTGGATACGGTAGGGGACACCACTCCTCTGGTACACATTATTTTGAGCCAAATCTTCGTCAATATCACTTGAAGTAGTTGCAAAGGGATGATTTGTGGGAATCCATCTGACGGTATCGGGGTCGACATCAGGAGGAACTGACTCTCCTTCTCTGAGAAATACTGTTGGTCTCTTCCACTGGTATGCCCGGGATCTTCGTTTCTGATGGATTGTTTGTTGCTCACCTGTAAGTGTCACAGGAGCTAAACGATACACTTTTCCGCACATCTCAACTGTTGAATTGTTTTTGCTGACCTTAATCATAGGATTATTAAATGGATCATCATACTTGAGGGGCATAGAACTGCGGAGAGAGATGACGAGTTATGAAATGAACAAGGAATAATGAAAGACCTTAACGTCAGCTGACGCCTGACAATCAATATGAAAGCTTTCTACAATTCAAAAAAATGTATCACCATGGACCGACATTAAGATAAAaccataaaaaaaatagta from the Primulina eburnea isolate SZY01 chromosome 3, ASM2296580v1, whole genome shotgun sequence genome contains:
- the LOC140827572 gene encoding protein MULTIPLE CHLOROPLAST DIVISION SITE 1-like; the encoded protein is MASIFTIHRHASSFHLRSWSNELQCPMESGRDFFCTKWNRRIKRGRFVLGAVSSDGDRRHQNDPVVVEKSREDVAEKLEQNPVYTLQEPISSLSLLTIATGKFPGMNITIGLCIVATILFIVVRGYTARKSRNSRTGSVADLVRRGQLKYDRRGISMPLKYDDPFNNPMIKVSKNNSTVEMCGKVYRLAPVTLTGEQQTIHQKRRSRAYQWKRPTVFLREGESVPPDVDPDTVRWIPTNHPFATTSSDIDEDLAQNNVYQRSGVPYRIQAEHEALQRKLEVLQNEQKLNKLVIDPAAARGFERLCKPSLKSENQMVHNTANSKLDSNQSAFDRVQSSGNKPPSEDI